The following proteins come from a genomic window of Anaerobutyricum hallii:
- a CDS encoding ECF transporter S component — translation MADWKSSQEFLKEFYASPIVNEDTIPAKIKRIFLPKSRKASALKELAGDLSGEGRAGDVILDNDMFEMDTEIWKKQEKRRLSVRTRVSLFLLLVAIPLTIAVGFYVMDVAAIGTVFEKIFGPRKYYFISLVIIIYSLLPFFMVFEGRKPQVRELVVLATMVALATAGRAAFFMIPSFKPIIAIVIISAIAFGGEAGFLVGAMTMVVSNFLFGQGPWTPWQMFAMGFIGFLSGILYRIGLLPTKRLSLCIYGFLVTVFIYGGIMNPAALFMSVYDFTWEGLLAIYISGIPVDLVHASSTFIFLWIGAKPLLEKLQRIKIKYDLMR, via the coding sequence ATGGCAGACTGGAAATCAAGTCAGGAGTTCTTGAAAGAATTTTACGCTTCTCCGATTGTGAATGAAGATACGATCCCTGCAAAGATAAAGCGTATCTTTTTACCAAAAAGCAGGAAAGCTTCTGCTTTAAAAGAATTAGCAGGAGATTTGTCAGGAGAAGGCAGGGCGGGAGATGTCATTTTAGATAATGATATGTTTGAGATGGATACCGAAATCTGGAAAAAGCAGGAAAAACGCAGGCTTTCTGTTCGTACCAGAGTAAGTCTGTTTCTCTTGCTTGTAGCGATTCCTCTCACAATTGCTGTCGGATTTTATGTTATGGATGTTGCTGCCATCGGCACAGTATTTGAAAAGATTTTTGGTCCAAGAAAGTATTATTTTATTAGCCTGGTAATCATCATATACTCTTTATTACCGTTTTTTATGGTATTTGAGGGACGAAAACCTCAGGTGAGAGAACTAGTTGTTCTTGCCACTATGGTCGCACTGGCAACCGCCGGCCGGGCAGCATTTTTTATGATACCGAGCTTTAAGCCGATTATAGCAATCGTGATCATCAGTGCAATCGCATTTGGCGGCGAGGCAGGATTCTTAGTTGGTGCCATGACGATGGTAGTCAGCAACTTCTTATTTGGGCAGGGGCCATGGACCCCATGGCAGATGTTTGCGATGGGTTTTATCGGATTTTTATCAGGAATCCTTTACCGGATAGGACTGCTTCCGACCAAACGGCTCAGCCTTTGTATATATGGATTCCTTGTGACGGTGTTCATTTATGGAGGAATCATGAATCCGGCGGCCCTCTTTATGAGCGTGTACGATTTTACATGGGAAGGACTGCTTGCAATCTATATTTCAGGTATTCCGGTAGATCTTGTTCATGCCAGTTCTACATTTATCTTTCTGTGGATTGGAGCAAAGCCATTGTTGGAAAAGCTGCAGCGGATAAAAATAAAATATGATCTGATGAGATGA
- a CDS encoding ABC transporter ATP-binding protein, with protein sequence MTANALSEKKNSILEINDLCFAYPEEKKRALNHVSLHVEDGEFLVLCGKSGCGKSTLLTHLKTPLTPHGKRKGEILFQKVPIGEMSNREQSQRIGYVLQNPDNQIVTDKVWHELAFGLESLGYSNADIRIRVAEMASYFGIQDWFYKNVSELSGGQKQLLNLASIMAMHPDMLILDEPTSQLDPIAASDFLETVKKINRDLGTTIILTEHRLEEVFPSADRVVVMDEGQILCVGTPPEIGEELKKRNHEMFLAMPVPMQVYAKVESEQPCPITVRDGRKWLDIVCKKKGISPANAFSSYKKESDSPKGKSSFAKITEKFTEKFTGKKEDIILACDDLWFRYDKELPDVVKGLSFSLKRGEFFALLGGNGTGKSTTLSLLSRLRKPYRGKVLLEGKDIRRYSDKELFRNFLGVLPQNPQSLFVKKSVELELFEMVGGVKEKKNEEYQLDMDKKDAVEGIIKVTHLEELLHRHPYDLSGGEQQRLALAKILLLRPKLLLMDEPTKGLDSYFKKEFAGILALLKEQGVTVFMISHDIEFCASYADRCGLFFDGNIVACGTPGEFFAGNNFYTTAANRMARRYFPMAVTGEDVVECLKKGV encoded by the coding sequence GTGACAGCGAATGCTTTGTCAGAAAAGAAAAATAGTATATTAGAAATCAATGATTTGTGTTTTGCTTATCCAGAAGAAAAAAAGAGGGCGCTAAATCATGTTTCTTTGCATGTGGAGGATGGGGAATTCCTTGTTCTTTGCGGAAAGAGTGGATGTGGAAAGAGTACACTTCTGACACATTTAAAGACTCCTCTAACACCGCATGGAAAGCGAAAAGGAGAGATTCTTTTTCAGAAAGTACCAATCGGGGAGATGAGTAACCGGGAGCAGAGTCAGAGGATTGGCTATGTATTACAGAATCCGGATAATCAGATCGTGACAGATAAAGTGTGGCATGAGCTGGCATTTGGTTTGGAAAGCCTTGGATACAGTAACGCAGATATTCGTATCCGGGTAGCGGAAATGGCAAGTTATTTTGGAATTCAGGACTGGTTCTATAAAAATGTATCGGAACTTTCCGGAGGACAGAAACAGCTTTTGAATCTGGCATCTATCATGGCCATGCATCCGGATATGCTGATTCTTGATGAGCCGACCTCTCAGCTTGATCCGATTGCAGCTTCTGATTTTTTGGAAACAGTAAAGAAGATTAATCGTGATCTTGGAACGACAATTATTCTTACGGAACATCGTTTAGAGGAAGTATTTCCTTCTGCTGACAGGGTAGTGGTCATGGATGAAGGGCAGATTTTATGTGTTGGCACACCGCCAGAAATAGGAGAAGAATTAAAGAAGCGTAATCATGAGATGTTTTTAGCTATGCCGGTACCGATGCAGGTTTATGCCAAAGTAGAGTCAGAGCAGCCCTGTCCGATTACTGTTCGTGACGGGCGGAAGTGGCTGGACATAGTTTGCAAGAAAAAAGGCATTTCACCAGCAAATGCATTTTCTTCATATAAAAAAGAGAGTGATTCCCCAAAAGGAAAATCTTCTTTTGCTAAGATTACGGAAAAGTTTACAGAAAAGTTTACAGGGAAAAAAGAAGATATCATCTTAGCGTGTGATGATCTGTGGTTCCGCTATGATAAAGAATTGCCGGATGTCGTAAAGGGACTAAGCTTTTCCTTAAAAAGAGGAGAATTCTTTGCATTGCTTGGAGGAAATGGAACCGGGAAGTCAACAACACTTTCCCTTTTGAGCCGTTTGAGAAAGCCGTATCGTGGGAAAGTACTTTTAGAAGGTAAGGATATCCGTCGTTACAGCGATAAAGAACTGTTCCGCAATTTTCTTGGAGTACTGCCGCAAAACCCACAGTCCCTTTTTGTAAAGAAAAGTGTGGAATTAGAACTGTTTGAGATGGTAGGCGGTGTAAAAGAGAAAAAGAATGAAGAATATCAGCTTGACATGGATAAAAAGGATGCGGTGGAAGGAATCATTAAAGTAACACATTTGGAAGAATTACTGCATCGTCATCCGTATGACTTAAGCGGAGGAGAGCAGCAGAGGCTCGCTCTGGCTAAGATTTTGTTATTGCGGCCAAAGCTTTTGTTGATGGATGAACCGACCAAAGGACTTGACAGCTATTTTAAAAAAGAATTTGCCGGCATACTGGCATTACTCAAAGAGCAGGGCGTAACTGTTTTTATGATTTCTCATGATATTGAGTTCTGCGCTTCTTATGCAGACCGATGTGGTTTATTTTTTGATGGAAATATTGTGGCATGTGGAACTCCGGGAGAATTCTTTGCCGGAAATAATTTTTATACAACAGCGGCAAACCGAATGGCTAGAAGGTATTTTCCCATGGCAGTTACCGGGGAGGACGTTGTGGAATGTCTTAAAAAAGGAGTGTGA
- a CDS encoding energy-coupling factor transporter transmembrane component T has protein sequence MKDTFSTYHPVLNMLYFCGTIGVTMFVVHPVILAISFICAVAYSVVLKGWKKTVKFNLLFSLPMMIIVALINPMFNHYGVTIIGYLHNGNPFTLESCVYGLVMAVMLVCTLVWFSCYTVVMTSDKFIYLFGRIIPALSLVLSMCLRFVPKFIKEASVISDGQKCVGRSVENGSLIKRAKHGITIFSILVTWSLENAIETSDSMKCRGYGEKGRTAFSLYHFDKRDFLCFIFMILTFGAAMWGFSKGYAFCSYNPRIVVKGVPFTAGSLLVFAPFLLFSIMPVAMEILDRRMWKARRGQVESAAQAGYRLWEVE, from the coding sequence ATGAAAGATACATTTTCGACATATCATCCTGTTTTAAATATGCTGTATTTTTGTGGGACGATCGGGGTGACGATGTTTGTTGTTCACCCTGTGATTCTGGCAATTTCATTTATATGCGCTGTTGCGTATTCCGTTGTTTTAAAAGGATGGAAAAAGACAGTAAAGTTTAATCTGCTCTTCTCATTACCGATGATGATCATTGTTGCCCTGATCAATCCGATGTTTAATCATTATGGAGTAACGATTATAGGATATCTTCATAATGGAAATCCGTTTACATTAGAAAGTTGTGTGTACGGTCTTGTGATGGCAGTGATGCTGGTATGTACTCTTGTATGGTTTTCCTGCTACACAGTTGTTATGACATCAGATAAGTTTATTTATCTTTTTGGAAGGATTATCCCGGCACTTTCTTTAGTACTTTCCATGTGCCTTCGCTTTGTACCGAAGTTTATCAAAGAAGCATCTGTTATTTCTGATGGGCAAAAGTGTGTCGGGCGAAGTGTAGAGAATGGGAGCCTTATTAAGAGAGCAAAGCATGGGATTACGATTTTTTCGATTCTGGTTACCTGGTCTTTGGAGAATGCGATTGAAACATCGGATTCAATGAAGTGCCGGGGATATGGAGAGAAGGGCAGAACCGCCTTTTCCTTATATCATTTCGATAAAAGGGATTTTTTGTGCTTTATTTTTATGATCCTTACATTCGGAGCAGCGATGTGGGGCTTTTCAAAGGGGTATGCATTTTGTTCTTATAATCCTCGAATCGTCGTAAAGGGAGTACCCTTTACAGCAGGCAGCTTGCTTGTTTTTGCACCTTTTTTATTGTTTAGTATCATGCCAGTAGCGATGGAGATTTTAGACCGAAGGATGTGGAAGGCGAGAAGAGGACAGGTAGAAAGTGCAGCACAGGCTGGGTACCGTTTGTGGGAAGTTGAATGA
- a CDS encoding DUF4430 domain-containing protein encodes MKRKRGLVHVILALLMSMLLVVSTGCGKSGSGDSSSDKKTDKTETLADVNTIPEDGVITKEQFKTVAGENKKVQFKGTTDDGITYIWTYDCSKIQNPADQNLKIDFSEKGLDDLKKQANNANDALKMTMYGKGLICVPDLEVQLPEAWQSNSAYLVKEQSGKLARMSDVAVTAQVKEEDTKKQDKKSQDTNTEEEDSSNKTAESATQAKKDTKPKEGTTSLKMSVTSLDGDCYIIGGITEQQNKGAASANKAENGTMNSKSEGSDESGNSGENSYNEEGSSGSGDVSDGGASSSGSSSKQDVANDEEVSGSSHTCTISISCATILNNMSDLKSGKEEFVPSDGWILAASEVEFTEGESVHDVLQRVCKDAGIQMESSFTPAYNSAYVEGINNLYEFDCGQLSGWMYNVNGWFPNYGCSKYTVQDGDVINWVYTCNLGKDVGDNSMY; translated from the coding sequence ATGAAAAGAAAAAGAGGACTGGTACATGTTATTCTGGCATTACTTATGAGTATGTTGCTGGTTGTTTCAACGGGCTGTGGAAAGTCCGGGAGCGGAGACAGTTCTTCTGATAAAAAGACGGATAAGACAGAGACACTTGCAGATGTGAATACCATTCCGGAAGATGGGGTTATTACAAAGGAACAGTTTAAGACGGTTGCCGGAGAGAATAAAAAGGTACAGTTTAAGGGGACAACAGATGATGGAATTACATATATCTGGACATATGACTGTTCAAAGATTCAGAATCCGGCAGATCAGAATTTAAAGATTGATTTTTCAGAGAAAGGTCTTGATGATTTAAAGAAGCAGGCGAACAATGCAAATGATGCATTGAAGATGACAATGTACGGGAAAGGGCTGATCTGTGTACCAGATCTAGAGGTACAGCTTCCGGAAGCGTGGCAGTCCAATTCTGCATATCTTGTAAAAGAGCAGTCTGGAAAGCTTGCAAGGATGAGCGATGTTGCGGTAACAGCACAGGTAAAGGAAGAGGATACAAAGAAACAGGATAAAAAGTCGCAGGATACAAATACAGAAGAGGAAGATTCTTCGAACAAAACCGCAGAAAGTGCAACACAGGCAAAGAAAGATACGAAGCCAAAAGAAGGAACGACATCTTTAAAAATGAGTGTTACTTCGCTGGATGGAGATTGTTATATTATTGGAGGAATTACGGAGCAGCAGAATAAAGGTGCAGCATCGGCGAATAAGGCGGAAAACGGAACAATGAACAGTAAATCGGAAGGAAGTGATGAATCGGGGAATTCAGGAGAGAATTCCTATAATGAAGAAGGAAGTTCAGGAAGTGGAGATGTTTCTGATGGAGGCGCTTCTTCCTCTGGTTCTTCAAGTAAGCAGGATGTTGCAAACGATGAAGAAGTTTCAGGTTCTTCCCATACGTGTACGATTTCGATCAGCTGCGCGACGATTCTTAATAACATGAGTGATTTAAAAAGTGGTAAGGAAGAATTTGTTCCTTCTGATGGATGGATTCTGGCGGCTTCCGAGGTAGAATTTACGGAAGGAGAGTCTGTACATGACGTATTACAGCGTGTATGTAAGGATGCAGGAATTCAGATGGAGTCTTCTTTTACACCGGCTTATAATTCAGCTTATGTGGAAGGAATTAACAATCTATATGAATTCGACTGCGGACAGCTTTCCGGATGGATGTATAACGTAAATGGCTGGTTTCCTAACTACGGATGCAGTAAGTATACGGTACAGGACGGCGATGTGATCAACTGGGTTTATACATGTAATCTTGGTAAGGATGTTGGAGATAATTCGATGTATTAA
- a CDS encoding Ig-like domain-containing protein produces MNKMYQRLKRKCISLVLFALLVAFIVPYYAYAADNGTEPAAAASAAESTGDFSMSESETSENETSEREETESSEEEEQQTGEDADASTSTEADVQENTQEQTLTKKERKMVRKNLQLGRSFSFYAYGAEESAEQSSDAKEEVAEAEVLSPDIDTVLSKVRSYILSKDTKPDYSSIWNVIGLKRSGLYVPESYTNLFYSNVIAYCESKDWQITRAKYSDYSKLILALTAIGVDARDVMGHNLLAYLSDYENVSRQGNNGTIWALIALKSNPAYEIPEDPSAVQQNSEELLVKKVVGMQCQDGGWTMMGTTGDSDMTGMAMQALASYYNKDGYEDVTAAIDKGLAWIEKNQLSSGGFGTMNNTETSESVAQIITALCGVGIDCGEDARFIKNGKWPMTGLFQYYMPEGGFMHVAAGAGNNGGGAGGVIDGMATEQGLYATVAYRRFLDGETFLYDMSDVAISAGTKPVVSPTIDTGSNSGGNSSQTVTTAKKTETKPAASKVKVIKVGLNYSTIYLTKGKSKTLKATVSPSNATNKSVKWSSSNKKIATVNAKGKVTGKKAGTVTITVKATDGSGKKAVCKVVVTAPETTAKKNTTAASTAATSQTRQITTPAASSTGSSRTSVPATSGTTKKLSSGSSETTTAKKKNTAAEATTGGWSFSGDNYVPETDSAESETDTVQEDTGVSDEGDRSKADGIRSVALPVAGGAAGLVAVEALGFVLYKKRRGIAGLLKKVMKGGKAE; encoded by the coding sequence ATGAACAAGATGTATCAAAGGTTAAAAAGAAAATGTATATCGCTTGTACTTTTTGCTCTGCTTGTGGCATTTATAGTTCCATACTATGCATATGCGGCAGATAATGGGACAGAACCGGCCGCGGCTGCTTCTGCAGCAGAGAGTACAGGCGATTTTTCTATGTCAGAAAGTGAGACATCAGAAAACGAGACATCGGAAAGGGAAGAGACGGAGTCTTCGGAAGAGGAGGAACAGCAGACCGGGGAAGATGCAGATGCATCAACAAGTACGGAGGCAGATGTACAGGAAAATACACAAGAACAGACATTAACAAAAAAAGAGAGAAAGATGGTCCGTAAGAATTTGCAACTTGGAAGAAGTTTTAGTTTTTATGCTTACGGGGCAGAAGAAAGTGCAGAGCAGTCTTCTGATGCAAAGGAAGAAGTGGCAGAGGCGGAAGTTTTAAGCCCGGATATTGATACGGTTTTATCTAAGGTAAGAAGCTATATCTTAAGTAAAGATACGAAGCCGGATTACAGTAGTATATGGAATGTTATTGGTTTAAAAAGGAGTGGGCTGTATGTGCCGGAATCTTATACAAATCTTTTTTACAGCAATGTGATCGCATACTGTGAGAGCAAGGACTGGCAGATTACAAGAGCAAAGTATTCGGATTATTCAAAGCTTATTCTTGCATTAACAGCGATTGGTGTTGATGCAAGAGATGTGATGGGACATAACCTATTAGCGTATCTGTCAGATTATGAGAATGTAAGCAGACAGGGGAATAACGGCACGATTTGGGCTTTGATCGCGTTAAAGAGTAATCCGGCATATGAGATTCCAGAAGACCCTTCTGCAGTGCAGCAAAACTCAGAGGAGTTACTTGTTAAGAAGGTTGTAGGAATGCAGTGTCAGGATGGTGGCTGGACAATGATGGGGACAACCGGAGATTCTGATATGACGGGGATGGCGATGCAGGCACTGGCTTCTTATTATAATAAAGATGGATATGAGGATGTTACAGCGGCAATTGACAAGGGACTTGCATGGATAGAAAAGAATCAGCTTTCCAGTGGTGGTTTTGGCACGATGAATAATACAGAAACTTCGGAAAGTGTGGCACAGATTATCACAGCTCTTTGTGGCGTGGGAATAGATTGTGGGGAAGATGCCCGTTTTATTAAGAATGGGAAATGGCCGATGACAGGATTATTCCAGTATTATATGCCAGAAGGCGGATTTATGCATGTAGCTGCTGGTGCCGGGAATAATGGTGGCGGTGCCGGTGGCGTTATCGATGGAATGGCAACGGAACAGGGATTGTATGCAACAGTTGCTTACCGTAGATTTTTGGATGGAGAGACATTTCTTTATGATATGAGTGATGTGGCTATTTCGGCAGGAACGAAGCCGGTAGTCAGCCCGACGATTGATACGGGGAGTAATAGTGGAGGAAATTCTTCCCAAACGGTAACGACAGCAAAAAAGACAGAAACAAAACCGGCAGCTTCTAAAGTAAAGGTAATAAAAGTAGGGTTAAATTATAGTACGATTTATCTTACAAAAGGAAAGAGCAAGACGTTAAAAGCGACGGTTTCTCCGTCAAATGCCACGAATAAGTCAGTGAAATGGTCTTCTTCTAATAAAAAGATTGCAACGGTAAATGCAAAGGGAAAGGTGACAGGAAAGAAAGCAGGCACTGTGACGATTACAGTAAAGGCAACGGATGGAAGCGGAAAGAAGGCAGTCTGTAAGGTTGTCGTAACAGCTCCAGAAACAACAGCTAAAAAGAATACTACAGCAGCATCAACAGCGGCAACAAGCCAGACAAGGCAGATTACAACACCGGCAGCTTCAAGTACAGGAAGTTCCCGTACTTCTGTTCCTGCCACATCGGGAACGACGAAGAAGCTTTCTTCAGGAAGCAGTGAAACTACTACCGCAAAGAAAAAGAATACTGCAGCGGAAGCAACAACGGGTGGCTGGAGTTTTAGTGGAGATAATTATGTGCCGGAAACGGACAGTGCAGAAAGCGAGACAGATACAGTGCAGGAAGATACAGGGGTGTCTGATGAGGGTGATCGTTCTAAAGCAGATGGAATCCGTTCGGTGGCATTACCTGTAGCCGGAGGTGCAGCAGGACTTGTGGCAGTGGAAGCGTTGGGATTTGTTTTATATAAAAAGCGTCGTGGTATTGCAGGATTATTAAAGAAAGTGATGAAAGGTGGAAAAGCAGAGTAG
- a CDS encoding DUF4430 domain-containing protein, translating to MKNISKLIVSIASVLIGMLLMPMMLFAAEGMLTGTGTESDPYIINTVNDFGIIQDGIKSGKSYKNKYFRLESDIKLPTDWKPLGMLKEGVTDAGNGRNILPFSGILDGNGHTLTFSKGSKPLFGYVRDAKVENLNIYGEYIDGYGLVENYVVDYGKDAKNWTDDDPKVTITAENVTIKSGTKIYQSGFIGGYASGIDHADFTNCTIEQGVTIGCNIDGTSAGLSNIGSFGGALNGTIKNCVSYATVYGDSNVGGIAGIRGQSTDTFSIENCAFHGTINATGNNIGGILGSGYYMYNAPNAFGAVIKNCTVDGNISGRDNIGGIFGAEAGIDQAWDNGIGEIVSNTFLGKVSGNTNVGAIIGYIRALNVNNVIKDNVYASQCGANKGLGKVVHVDTNAVPFGMNNGVFYYNTANYSTYTQEDWDQIYKVVDGDWKDTGRYPGKAIAMPNYNRSDDPLGKDLKTLVKCSDDAIEPVCHELTISGNYKKTYYIGEKLDLTGLTFTAHWTQGKADTIVNIDDITVGQFDNETRGTKIVRLYYGSAMTTISVNVIKDSSQQISVTFSLLGDEIHNSEKDKNTHVLSMGTLQTWIAPKKYTISANANVKDLLNMVLKNNSMTCSNPTGNYVESITRRGVTLGEFDNGKGSGWMYTLNGIHPNFGVNQQYLEDGDVVVFHYTDNYYYEESSPDYEKVKAAQDAVAKINNIGAVVLNDSCKKKIDAARTAYNVLNAEQKTLVVYSQLKILTDAEAQYDKLKTTADNIAKQKAQQEALKKKYTPSKTSIKSIKKLKKNQAKLTWKKVKNATGYEVYQSMKKNSGYKKVKTITKNKTVTYKAGKLKKKKTYYFKIRTYRKAGGTTYYGNYSNVKKMKVK from the coding sequence ATGAAAAATATAAGTAAACTGATAGTAAGTATAGCCTCAGTATTGATTGGAATGTTATTAATGCCGATGATGTTATTTGCGGCAGAAGGAATGCTGACTGGTACAGGAACAGAAAGTGACCCATATATTATTAACACAGTAAATGATTTTGGGATAATACAGGATGGGATTAAAAGTGGAAAGTCCTACAAGAATAAATATTTTCGCCTGGAGTCAGATATAAAACTTCCTACTGACTGGAAACCATTAGGTATGTTAAAAGAAGGAGTAACTGATGCAGGAAACGGACGCAATATATTACCGTTTTCTGGGATATTAGACGGAAATGGTCATACACTAACTTTTTCTAAAGGAAGCAAACCATTATTTGGTTATGTGCGTGATGCTAAAGTAGAGAATCTCAATATTTATGGTGAATATATTGACGGATATGGTCTTGTAGAAAATTATGTTGTTGACTACGGAAAAGATGCGAAAAATTGGACAGATGATGACCCGAAAGTAACGATTACCGCAGAAAATGTTACAATTAAAAGTGGGACAAAGATTTATCAGTCAGGTTTTATCGGAGGCTATGCATCTGGAATTGACCATGCAGATTTTACAAATTGCACGATTGAACAAGGAGTGACTATTGGTTGCAATATTGATGGGACTTCTGCAGGATTATCTAATATTGGATCATTTGGGGGAGCTTTAAACGGAACAATTAAAAATTGTGTCAGTTATGCTACGGTATATGGAGATTCCAATGTTGGTGGAATTGCCGGTATTCGTGGACAGAGTACAGACACATTTAGCATTGAAAATTGTGCATTTCATGGAACAATTAATGCAACAGGAAATAATATTGGCGGTATTTTAGGTTCTGGTTATTATATGTATAATGCACCAAATGCCTTTGGAGCTGTAATTAAAAACTGTACAGTAGATGGTAACATATCAGGACGAGATAATATAGGTGGAATTTTTGGTGCAGAGGCAGGAATTGATCAGGCATGGGATAATGGAATAGGGGAGATTGTATCAAATACTTTTTTAGGAAAAGTATCTGGAAACACTAATGTAGGTGCGATTATTGGCTATATAAGAGCATTAAATGTTAATAATGTGATTAAGGATAATGTATATGCAAGTCAGTGTGGTGCCAATAAAGGTTTAGGAAAAGTAGTACATGTAGATACAAATGCTGTACCATTTGGTATGAACAATGGAGTATTTTATTATAATACTGCTAATTATTCAACTTATACGCAAGAGGATTGGGATCAAATTTATAAAGTAGTAGATGGAGATTGGAAAGATACGGGAAGATATCCAGGTAAGGCAATTGCTATGCCAAACTACAATCGTTCTGATGATCCTCTGGGAAAAGATTTAAAAACGTTAGTGAAATGTTCTGATGATGCGATTGAGCCAGTTTGTCACGAACTAACTATTTCGGGAAATTACAAAAAGACATATTATATCGGAGAAAAATTAGATTTAACAGGATTGACATTCACTGCACATTGGACTCAGGGAAAGGCAGATACAATTGTCAATATAGACGATATTACTGTTGGGCAGTTTGATAATGAGACAAGAGGAACAAAGATTGTTCGTTTATATTATGGAAGTGCAATGACAACTATTTCTGTTAATGTAATTAAAGATTCCTCACAACAAATATCTGTAACATTTTCTCTTTTAGGAGACGAGATTCACAATTCGGAAAAAGATAAGAATACACATGTTTTAAGTATGGGAACTTTGCAGACTTGGATAGCACCGAAAAAATATACAATTAGTGCGAACGCAAATGTAAAAGATTTACTAAATATGGTTCTTAAAAATAATAGTATGACCTGTTCCAATCCGACTGGAAATTATGTGGAAAGTATTACGCGAAGGGGAGTAACGTTAGGAGAATTTGATAACGGAAAAGGCTCTGGCTGGATGTATACGCTAAATGGTATTCATCCTAACTTTGGAGTTAATCAACAATATTTAGAAGATGGGGATGTAGTTGTATTCCACTATACAGATAATTATTACTATGAAGAAAGCAGTCCTGATTATGAAAAAGTAAAAGCAGCACAGGATGCGGTAGCAAAGATTAATAATATAGGAGCAGTTGTATTGAATGATTCCTGTAAAAAGAAAATTGATGCTGCACGAACAGCATACAATGTATTAAATGCAGAACAGAAAACGTTAGTAGTTTATTCGCAGCTTAAAATTCTTACAGACGCAGAAGCCCAATATGACAAATTAAAAACTACGGCAGATAATATTGCGAAACAGAAAGCTCAGCAGGAAGCTCTGAAAAAGAAATACACTCCATCTAAAACATCTATAAAATCCATTAAGAAGCTGAAAAAGAATCAGGCGAAGCTTACATGGAAGAAAGTAAAAAATGCAACTGGCTACGAAGTATACCAGTCCATGAAGAAAAACAGCGGCTATAAGAAAGTGAAGACAATTACCAAAAATAAGACAGTGACTTATAAAGCCGGAAAGCTAAAGAAAAAGAAAACTTATTACTTCAAGATCCGTACTTATCGTAAAGCAGGAGGAACAACTTATTACGGTAATTACTCAAATGTAAAGAAAATGAAGGTGAAATAA